From Zea mays cultivar B73 chromosome 3, Zm-B73-REFERENCE-NAM-5.0, whole genome shotgun sequence:
GATCGAGGAAGAAGCTAGATCGACGGATCTGATCGCGCTCTGCTTGCGTCTACGAACCTGTATACGCATGCATGCAGTCAGAGGAGACGAAGAACGCGGAGTGGAGTGGCCCGATGGGGATCGTCGTCTCGGTCGCGCTGTCGAGCGTCTTCGGATGGATCTACCTAGTGGCCCTGACATCGGCGGTGACCGCCGACGACGTCCCGTCCCTCCTGGACCCTACCAACGACGCCGGCGGGAACGCCATCGCGCAGGCCCTGTACGCCACCTTCCGCCGGAGGTTCGGCAGCGGCGCCGGCGGCGTCCTGTGCCTGGCGGCCATGGCCGTCGCCATATTCCTCTGCGGCGTCGCGTCCGTGACCAGCAACTCGAGGATGGGGTACGCCTTCTCCAGGGATGGAGCCATGCCGCTGTcgcaggtgtggtaccgtgtcaaCAAGCAGGAGGTGCCGTTCAACGTCGTCTGGCTCTCCGTCTCGGTGGCATTCGTCATGGCACTCACGGTGCGGCAGACAAATATAACCATGACGACCTAGCTTATTAGCTCATCTCGATTCGAAATATGAACTGGATGCATGCTTCGTGTCGAGGTGGCAGTCGCTGGGGAGCCAGGTGGCGTTCCAGGCAATGGTGTCCATCACGACGCTGGGCATGTACATCGCCTACGCCCTGCCCATCTTCTTCCGCGTCACGGCGGCGCGGAACTCCTTCGTCCCGGGGCCGTTTCATCTCGGACGCCGCTGCAGCCTCGTCGTCGGCTGGGTCGCCGTCCTCTGGGTGGCCCTCGTCACCGTGCTCTTCTGCTTGCCGGTAGCGTACCCCGTCGCCGGGGTCAACTTCAACTACACGCCGGTGGCCGTCGGTGGCGTGCTGGTGCTCAGCCTCGGCGCCTGGGTGCTCCACGCGCGCTTCTGGTTCCGAGGCCCCGTCACCACCATTGACGCGTGACATGCCCATGGTCGATCGGCCCTCACACTAATACAAAATAGCTCAAagcatcactaccggaatccgaggctttgccgagtgtgtattctttgccgagtgccttttgtcgggcactcggtaaagttaggctctcggcaaagagcccctttaccgagtgctaaacactcggcacatgtagacactcggcaaagacaagtttgccgagtgtcatgcactcggcaaacggggctctcggcaaagggccgtcagcggccgtcccagagctgacggccgttagtctttgccgagagccaacggcttgcactcggcaaagaggcttctttgccgagtgtcccacatctagcactcggcaaagaactctttgccgagtgtcatctctagacactcggcaaagtatatttttatttttttgattttgtctctccaactttttgtggtatgttcctacactatgtagacctacatgtatcatttgtggacaattataacagagattcaatcgttagtagatttagttcgtttatttgaatttcttcgaaaaattcaaatttgaactgcaggtcactcgaaacttggaaaaccgtgcatgaaaaaaatgatattcatggtacttagcataagttacgaccgatttcagaagcgtaccggaaacttcgagcaacatgctcactaaacatggccgtgaacttggcatccacatgtttaaaaattgtataaaacacaaacaaagtcagaaaatcatgaaacttgtccccgtgtcatgatatcatatgtataggctgtgataaaaattttagagtatttggagaaagttgtgagacactatgtgtagaaacctaagagatccacattgaaactctatgatttcatgtgtagtcctcttaggtttctacacatactgtctcacaactttctccaaatactctaaaatttttatcatagcctatacatatgatatcatgacacggggacaagtttcatgattttctgactttgtttgtgttttatacaatttttaaacatgtggatgccaagttcacgaccatgtttagtgagcatgttgctcgaagtttccggtacgcttctgaaatcggtcgtaacttatgctaagtaccatgaatatcattttttcatgcacggttttccaagtttcgagtgacctgcagttcaaatttgaattttccgaagaaattcaaataaacgaactaaatctactagatattgcaaacactgttataattgtcccaaaatgatacatgtaggtctatatagtttagaaacataccacaaaaagtttggtgctgaaaacaaaaaaaatacaaatgtactttgccgagtgtcgtgtggttgacactcggcaaagtaggctttgccgagtgtcccggggtggcactcggcaaagaagtgaaaagcagtctttgccgagtgcccctggatggcactcggcaaagaaggcgcctttgccgagtgccgccgatctggcactcggcaaaccatattttaaaaataaaaaaaagtaCTGTTTGCCGAGCAAAGAtc
This genomic window contains:
- the LOC103650760 gene encoding amino-acid permease BAT1 homolog, with translation MSARRSSAGSDDRDQARLQQLGYKQELKRGLSVVSNFAFSFSMISVLAGVTTTYNTGLRYGGPASMTLGWLVVALFNGCVALSMAEICSAYPTTGGLYYWSAKLAGKDWGPLACWITGWFNIVGQWACTTSVDFSLAQFVQVIVLLATGGANGGGYLASKYVVLAIYCAILVLHGLINSLPIHWLAFFGQLGAFWNLGGVFVLTVLIPVVAKERASMEFMFTHCYTDDAVGIHSKVYVLAIGLLTSQYSLLGYDTSAHMSEETKNAEWSGPMGIVVSVALSSVFGWIYLVALTSAVTADDVPSLLDPTNDAGGNAIAQALYATFRRRFGSGAGGVLCLAAMAVAIFLCGVASVTSNSRMGYAFSRDGAMPLSQVWYRVNKQEVPFNVVWLSVSVAFVMALTSLGSQVAFQAMVSITTLGMYIAYALPIFFRVTAARNSFVPGPFHLGRRCSLVVGWVAVLWVALVTVLFCLPVAYPVAGVNFNYTPVAVGGVLVLSLGAWVLHARFWFRGPVTTIDA